CCTAGCAATGCGATCGCTGAGCCGATCGTGCCTGTCCGGATCACCCCAATTACCATTATTATCTCCCCGTTTTCCCGCGTCCAGCCTCCACATCGTGGCCCTCGCTGGCAACCCCCGGAGCCCAGTCGATTGTATTTGCGCGACTATCGCCGTTCCCTTGCACTGGGCTGCGCGTCCGAATATCGCGGGGCTGAATGAAAGTTGCAAAGGACCACCGATGACCGAGCGTTTCCAGGGCACCGAGAACTACATCGCGACCGACGATCTCAAGGTCGCGGTCGATGCCGCGGTCACGCTGCGCCGTCCGCTGCTGGTCAAGGGCGAGCCCGGCACGGGCAAGACGGTCCTGGCGCACGAGATCGCAAAGGCGATCGACGCTTCGCTGATCGAGTGGAATGTGAAGTCCAGCACGAAGGCGCAGCAGGGCCTTTACGAGTATGACGCCGTTGCGCGGCTCCGCGACGGGCAACTGGGCGACGAACGCGTCCACGACATCGCGAACTACATCAAGAAGGGCAAGCTGTGGGAGGCCTTCACCAGCGAACGCCTGCCGGTCCTGCTGATCGACGAGATCGACAAGGCCGACATCGAGTTCCCCAACGACCTGCTGCAGGAACTCGATCGCATGCAGTTCGACGTCTATGAAACGCATGAAACGATTGCGGCGAAGGAACGCCCGATCGTGGTGATCACCTCGAACAACGAGAAGGAACTGCCCGACGCGTTCCTGCGCCGCTGCTTTTTCCACTACATCAAGTTCCCCGACCGCGAGACGATGCGCGAGATCGTGGACGTCCATTTCCCGAACATCCAGAAGACCCTCGTCACCAAGGCGATGGACGTATTCTACGAGATCCGCGAAGTTCCGGGGCTCAAGAAGAAGCCGAGCACGAGCGAACTGCTCGACTGGCTGAAGCTGCTGCTGAACGAGGACATGCCGCTCGAGGTCCTGCAGGACCGCGATCCCAGCAAGGCGATCCCGCCGCTGCACGGCGCGCTGCTGAAGAACGAGCAGGACGTGATGCTGTTCGAACGGCTCGCCTTCATGTCGCGCCGCCAGAGCTGAGGCGGATCAGTCGAAGGTGTAGGCGAGCTCGAAATCGCCCCAGCGCCTGCCCGCGATGACCAGCGGCACGTAAACGTTGCGCACGACCTGGTAGGTCCGTCCGTCGCCTTCCTGGCGATAGACCCCCATCATGTAGGGTGCGGAGCTACGCTTCGCCTTCTCGTCCAGAGGGCCGAGGATGATCCGGCCGTTGCGGCAGTATTTCGTGTCGTAGGCAAGGTCGCCCGTCGGCTCTCGTGAGCGATCTGTGACATGGGTCGGCAGGAAGCCGTTCATGTCGCTTTGCGATGCCATGATCGCATTGCCGCCTGAGGCGACGACCTCGTCGTTGATCGGGCGCCAGTTCGCGTCGGCCCAGTCGTTGAGGCGCGTGCGGTATAGCTGCGGGTCGGTTCCTTCGACCGGCCGGTAATCCTGGTCGAACAGCTGGTCGATGGTGAGGCTGCCCGATTCCAGCGCCCGTTCGGCGATGTCCTTCAGCCTTGTGGCGTAGCCTTGCGCGCGTTCCACCATGGCGCTGTCCTGCGGGCTGAGACCCGCCTGCACCAGCTGGTCGAACATGTCGCTGGCGGTCAGTTCCAGGTCGCGGATGCGGTGATGCGCGCCTTCCAGCCGGGCCTCGTTCTCGCGCGCGGCGACTTCGTATCCCTCGATCACGTCCTGCACGCTGGTCACGTGGCCGGTCATCGTCCCCGTCGCCCGCGTGATCTGGTCGTTCTGCTGGTCGACCTCTTCCACGAGGTCGGAGACGCCCTGGATGGTCTGTTCGATGCTGGCGATGGAGGCCTTGGCACTGTCGCTGGCCTGCGCACCCTGCTGGATGCGTTCGATGACGCCGGAGGCCTCGCCGCCCAGCGTGTCCACCACCCGGCTGATCTCGTTGGTCGCCTGCCGCGTCTCGGCGGCGAGCGACTTAACTTCGCTCGCCACCACGGCGAAGGCCCGGCCCGCCTCGCCCGCGCGCATGGCTTCGATCGTCGCGTTTAGCGAGAGGATGTTGGTCGTCTCGGCGATCTGCTCGATGTCGCTGGAGCACCGCTTCACCTGCTCCATTGCTGCGGCGAAGCCGGTCACATGGTCGGCCAGCGTCTCGACGAGGTCGACCAGCGTGCTGAACTGCCGCAGCGAGGAATGGATCTGCGCCGTGCCCTGCCCCAGCCGCTCGATCGCGCGGGCGGACAGCAGGCGGGCCTCGTCGCTGGCTTCGGAAACGGCGCGCTGGTCGCGCTCCAGTTCGCGCACCGTGTCCTGCAAGGCCTCGTGGTCTTCGCGCAGTCGTACGGAGGATGCCAGCACCGCTTCCACGATCCCCGCGACATCGGAGCAACCTTCGGACACCTGTCCGCAGGCGTCCGGAATGCGATCGATCGCATGCCCACTGGTCGCGTCGATTGGCTGGTGATCCATTGGTAGATTGCGCCCCTTGTTCGTCCCTAGCGATCCCTAAGCGGCAATGGTTGTCGGATGCTTAAGGCTGAAAGGGCTGGTGCGCCGAAAAGCGCTCCGTTAGGCAGGCTTCCATGTTCTACGATTTCCTGGACGAGTTGCGGGCCGCGGGCATTTCCGCGACGCCCAAGGAGCATCTGACCCTGCTCGAAGCGCTAGACCGCGACGTGATCGGCCAGTCGCCCGAAGCGTTCTACTACCTCAGCCGCGCGACCTTCGTGAAGGACGAAGGCCTCCTCGACCGGTTCGACCAGGTCTTCGACCGCGTCTTCAAGGGCATCATCAGCGACTATGGCCAGAACCCGGTCGAAATTCCGGAAGACTGGCTGAAAGCGGTGGCCGAGAAATTCCTCAGCGAAGAGGAAATGGCCGAGATCGAGAAGCTCGGTTCCTGGGACGAGATCATGGATACGCTTAAGAAGCGGCTCGAGGAGCAGAAGGAGCGGCACGAGGGCGGCAACAAGTGGATCGGGACCGGCGGGACCAGTCCGTTCGGCAATTCCGGCTACCACCCCGAAGGCGTGCGTATCGGCGGGGAGAGCAAGAACAAGCGCGCCGTGAAGGTGTGGGAAAAGCGCGACTTCAAGAACCTGGACAACACGCGCGAACTGGGCACGCGCAACATCAAGATGGCGCTGCGGCGCCTGCGCCGGTTTGCGCGCGAGGGCGCAGCGGACCAGCTGGACATAGACGAGACCATTCGCGGCACGGCGAAGCAGGGCTGGCTCGACATCCACATGCGGCCCGAACGGCGCAATGCGGTCAAGGTGCTCCTGTTTCTCGATGTCGGCGGATCGATGGACCCCTTCATCAAGCTGGTGGAAGAACTGTTCAGCGCCGCCACGGCCGAATTTAAGAACCTCGAATTCTTCTACTTCCACAACTGCCTTTACGAAGGCGTCTGGAAGGACAATCGCCGCCGCTGGCAGGAACGCACCAAGACGTGGGACGTGCTTCACAAGTACGGGCATGATTACAAGGTCGTCTTCGTCGGCGATGCCGCGATGAGCCCTTACGAGATCAGCCATCCGGGCGGCAGCGTCGAGCACATGAACGAGGAGGCGGGCGCCATCTGGATGCAGAGGATGACCAACACCTATCCCGCGACCGTCTGGCTCAATCCCGTTCCGGAAGCGCAATGGGGTTATTCCCAGTCCACTAAGATGATGCGCCAGCTTGTGAACGACCGGATGTACCCGCTCACGCTGGACGGTCTGGACGACGCGATGCGCGAACTGACCCGCAAGCACGGCCACTGAAAACCGCCGCGCTCTGGCTTCGCCGGCTCCGATCCGCTATCATCGGGGGAAGAGGAGAGATATCATGCGTTTGGTTGCGATGCTCGTCGTGGGATGCGGACTTTTCGGAAGCGTCGCCTTCGCGCAATCCGTAGATCCCGTGTCACTGGACAATCCCGCCTATTCGGATCCTGCGCGGCAATGGCAGTCGATCGAGGATGCCGAGTTTTCGGAGGAAGTCCCGGCAGGCAAAGAGGCGGAATGCCGCGAGACGGTTCGGCATGTGCGTGACGAAGCGGGACAGGCCGAATTGCGGCGCGAACCTGCCGGTGATCACTCGGCTCACCTAATGAAGGCCGTGGACAAGCGGATCGACGGTTGCCCCGTCATGGTCATGGACAACGCTGCCGAAGACGTGCGCCCCCTTCCGAAAGTCGAGCCTGACCTTAATGGCCTCGTCCCGGCTCAGTAGGGTAGTAATTCGTAAGGCACTCAAGCCACTAGTAAGCATCGACCGCCGAGAACAAAGCGCGAATTTGATCCTTCTCGATCTCTTCGAGGCTTGGGTGCCAGACGTCGAAAATAAGGACCAATCTATCTTTCGTTGCCGAGTTCCAGGCTTCGTGTTCAACCGAGTCGTCGAACGCTAGCAGTTCTCCCTCCTGCCATTGGCGTCGCTCTTCGCCGACACGAAGCTCGGCTTCTCCGGGCACGACGAGGGGAAGATGGCAGATCAAGCGGGCATTGATCATCCCGGTATGTGGCGGAATTGAACGAGAGGCCTTTAGTAACGAAAACATGACCGTAGGCGCGCGATTAGGGATGTTGCAGAGCGGCGCGGCAGCGGAAATGGTCGACCAAGTCGAAGGCGCTCGCTCAATGCGTTCGAGAATTGGCTGTCCTTTTTCCGTCAAATCGAAGGTCGTCCAGTCTCGGTTGTCCAGCATCCCATGGACATCGCCTTGGGGCCGATCGCCCCTGCTCCTCACGTAGGGTTCGAAGTCTCCGTCGCGAGCAAGCAGGGCTAGTCCCTCGTCTCGAATAGAACCTGAAGCCTTTTGGACCTGTTCGCACCAATTGAATTCACGAGCATCGAAAAAGTACATCTGCGGCAGATCTGGGTAGTAGAACATCGTAGGTACCTGCGGGAAACGAACACGAGTCGGTTCGCGCGACCTAGTACCGGTCATTATTTCAAACGCTTTTTCAAACCGCGGATGCCAATCTTGTCTTGGAAATCCGGCTTGCCGAAGTTGCTCTATCGTATGCGGCAAGATTCCGCGTTCAAGTTCGTCCAGTTCGCCTCGCATCTCGTCCAACAAGCGCTGGACATCCAGGTTCGAAGCACTGCCATGCCGTAGAGCCGTCCGGTAAAAGGCGATTGCAGCTCTTCGCTCCCCAGCGAGAGACCGATGCGACCCTTTGGCAACAAGCGCTTCGACGTCCTTCGGATTAAGCGCCAGTCTGCGATCGGCTTCGTCCTCATTTAAAAAATGCAGATGAGAGGACATCATCAGTAAAGCAAATGCCCGCGGACCATCGGGACCCAGGCCGCTTCGTCGGCGCTGGCGATGTTGTCCAGATCGTGCGGTGATGCGGCGGGGTCGTCGACCCATTCGCGCAGCGACGGGCCGCCATTGATGACGTCGATCGCCAGCCTCTCGTGCTCGTATTCGTACGGGAAATCGCGCCAGATATCGTAGTCCGGATAGCGGCGGCGGATCGCCTTGAAGGCCAGCGCCTGCAATCGCCAGGGGCGGAAGGCGTGGTGCGCGTAGAACGGGCCTTCGGCATGGACCATCAGGCCGTTGCACAGCTGCCCGGCATGCTTGTGGAAGGTCGGTTCGAACCAGCATTCGCGCAAGGCGCATCCGGCGAGCCATTCGGGCTCGAGCCGCTCCATTTCGGCGCGCACTGCGCCTGCGTCCACATCCGGCGCACCGAACAGCATTTCAAGCGGGCGGGTGGTGCCCCTTCCCTCGCTCAAATTCGTGCCTTCCAGCATGACGGTGCCGGCATAGGCGCGCGCCATGTTGACGTTGGCCGCGTTGGGCGAGGGATTGATCCACACGCGGTCCTGCGGCCAGCCGTGGCCGGGGCCGTCGGGTTGCCAGCCTTCCATCTCGATGACGCGGTATTCGATGTCGAGATCGAAGCGTTCGATGAACCAGTGGCCCATTTCCCCCATGGTCAGGCCGTGGCGCATGGGCATGGGCGCGGCACCGACGAAGCTTTCTTCGCCCGGCACCAGCAGCGTGCCCTCCACCGGCCGCCCCGCCGGGTTGGGCCGGTCGAGCACCCAGACTTCCTTGCCGTGGCGCGCCGCTTCCTCGAGCAGGTAGAGCAGCGTGGTGACGAAGGTGTAGATCCGGCAGCCGAGGTCCTGCAGGTCGAACAGGAACACGTCCGCGCTGGACATCATTTGCCCGCTTGGCCGGCGGACCTCGCCGTACAGGCTGAAGACGGGGATACCGTATTGCGGATCGGTCTCGTCCGCGGTTTCGACCATGTTGTCCTGCTTGTCGCCCTTCAGCCCATGCTGCGGGCCGAATGCGCTGGTAACGCGCACGCCCGCCGCGATCAGCGCATCGAGGCTGTGGGTCAGGTCCGCCGTGACGGAAGCGGGATGCGCCACGAGGGCCACTCTCTTGCCTTCGAGGGGCTTGCGCAATGCGGCGTTCGAAAGGAGCCGGTCGATGCCGTTCTTCATGGCTTATCGGGTGGCGGAAGCCGCGCCGCGAAGCAAGCCGGATCGTGGAAATCGGGCACGCCCTTCCGGTGTTCCAGCGCCCAGTAGGACTTCGTGCCCCCATCCTCCTCGATCACAGCGGTGATCCCGACGCGGTCGCAGTCCGGCAATCCGGCGCGGGGGATGTCGGCATCGTACAGGGTGAAGGCACGTCCGGGGCGAATGGTGCCGACCGGGCTGCGCGGCATCTCGCGGTTCCGCATGCCGGCGCGCACCCCGTCGAAATCGTAGGCTGCCCAGCGTGTCGACGGCGACAGGTTGATCTCCGTGTATCCATCGGTCCCGGAGTGACCGAGGAAGAGCTCGAAGCACGTCGTGGTCCACAATTCGTCCGCTCTTGCCCGGGTGGCGATAGGCGGCAGGACGAGTGCCGCACTGCCGTCGACACGCCAGCGGATGCGCAACCAGTGTTCGGTCTGCTTCAGCCAGCTTGCAGTGACCTTGGTGACCGACCGCGGCGGGCGGGACGGATGGGCGACGAGTTCGTACATGATGCCCTTACTGCTAGGGCCGGCGCTTTTGGGCGGCAAGCTGCTCAAGGCGCTGTCCTACAACCATCGTCATCGGCTAGAGGGCTTGCATGACCGCCGTGCCCGCTTCAATGCCACCATCCGTTCCGCCCCGATCCCGGGGGCGGTTTTTCTCCCCCAGGACAGTGGTCCAAGCGGTCCATGTCTCCACTTCCGGCCTGGAACCGAACCGATGAGTGAATACCGATCCGACCTTCTGAAGCTGCTCGACGAACGCGGCTACATCCACCAGGCGACCGATGCGGGTGCGCTGGATGCGCTGGCCTCGAAGCAGGTCGTGCCGGGATACATCGGATATGATGCCACCGCGTCCAGTCTTCATGTCGGGCACCTGGTCCAGATCTTCATGCAGCGCCGCCTGCAGCAGGCGGGGCACAAGCCGATCGTCGTCATGGGCGGCGGGACGACCAAGGTCGGCGACCCCAGCGGCAAGGACGAGAGCCGCAAGATGCTGTCGGACGAGGACATCGCCGCCAACATCGCCGGGATCCGGACGGTGTTCGAAAGGCTGCTGACCTTCGGCGACGGCCCGACCGATGCCATCATGGTCAACAACGACGAATGGCTGGGCCAGCTCGGTTATATCGACCTGCTGCGCGATGTCGGCCCGCACTTCACCGTCAACCGGATGCTGACCTTCGATTCGGTGCGGCTGCGCCTCGACCGGGAACAGCCGCTCACCTTCCTCGAATTCAACTACATGATCCTCCAGGCCTACGACTTCGTCGAACTGGCGCGGCGTTACGACTGCCGCCTGCAAATGGGCGGCAGCGACCAGTGGGGCAACATAGTCAACGGGCTGGAGCTCGGTCGGCGCATGGAGGGGCGCGAACTGTTCGGCGTGACGACGCCGCTCCTCACGACGGCCGACGGCGCGAAGATGGGTAAGACGGCCGGAGGCGCGGTCTGGCTCAACGAGGACCGCCTGCCGGGCTACGACTTCTGGCAGTACTGGCGCAATGTGGACGACCGCGACGTCGGCCGTTTCCTGCGGCTGTTCACCGATCTGCCGCTGGACGAGATCGCGCGCCTGGAAGCGCTGGAGGGGAGCGAGATCAACGCGGCCAAGGTGGCGCTTGCCAACGAGGTCACGTCGCTGGTCCGCGGTCCGGAAGCGGCTGCGGCAGCGGAAGCGACCGCGTCCGCGACCTTCGCCGGGGGCGGCGCGGGAGAGGACCTGCCGCGTTTGGCGCTGGGGCCGAACGGCATGCGGATCGGCGCGGTGCTGACCGAGCTCGGCTTCACCGCGTCCAATGGCGAGGCGAAGCGCAAGCTCGCCGAAGGGGCCGTCAAGCTGGACGGGGAGACGGTCTCGGACCCGGGCGCGATGATCGTCCTTGTCGAAGGCGCCGAGGGCAAATTGAGCCTCGGGAAGAAGAAACACGCGATCCTGACGCGATAAAAGCGTGCGAATTCAGTGCCCTCGTCCCGATATAGGACAATCGCGGTTTACCGAATTTCAGGCTTTTTGCGGCATTAACGATCACCGCACGACATAATAAGAACGGGAGGTCGTCATCGTGTCAACTGGAGCCCAGCTCTCCGTACCGGACATGCGCCGCAGCACGCGGTGCCCGGTCGATCATCCGGTCATCGCCGAGCATCAGGCTCGCGGCGATGTCAAAATGCACCTGTGCAACATTTCCGCCAACGGCTTCATGGTCGACGATGCGAAGGACCTGGCGCGCGGGGATCGCGTGATCGTGCGCCTGCCTGTCATCGGCCGTATCGAGGCCTATGTCATGTGGACCAAGGACAGCCGCGCCGGGTTCCAGTTCGAGCGGATCATCCGCTTCGAGGATTTCGGTGAGATGATCGAGGCGCTCCAGCCCAATCCCAAGCTCCGCCGGCCCCGCTGACAAGGCTTCCCGCCTAGAAGCACAAGTTTCTTGCCCGCGCCCCGCGCCCCATGCAAAGGCGCGGGCGTGAGCGACGGTGTGACGGAAACGGAAGAGGGGCTTCGCGGTCCCCTGAGCTACCACAATTTCCGCGCGTACCTGGTCGCCCGTTTCACCATGATGGTCGGCCAGTACGCGATGATGCTGATCATCAGCTGGCAGACCTACACCCTCGCCCGCCAAGGGGGGATGGACGAGTTCGCTGCATCGGGGCAGCTGGCCCTGATCGGGCTGCTCCAGTTCCTGCCGCTATTCGTGCTGTCGCCCTTCTCCGGTCTCGTCGCGGACCGGTTCGATCGCAAGACGGTCTCGCGGTTGACGATCACCCTGCAGTTCGCCTGCGCGGTGACGCTTGCATGGTTGACCTATACGGGCGCCATCGACCTCGTCTGGCTGTTCGCGGTTGCCGTGGTGCTGGGCGTGGTGCGCGCCTTCAACGGCCCGGCCCTGTCGGCTCTCGCGCCGAACCTGGTGCCCAAGCAGATCCTGCCCAATGCGATCGCGCTGTCCTCGATTGCCTGGCAGACGGGGATGATCGTCGGCCCGGCGCTGGGCGGGTACGCCTACGACGCAATGCCCGCCCTGCCCTATATGCTTGCAGCGGTCCTGTTCCTGGTGGGCATCGCGGCCATCACGACCATCGGCAAGGTGCCCCGATCCCCCATTACCGGCGCGCAGAGGCCGATCGGCCAGATCATCGATGGCTGGCGATACGTGATCCAGAACCGCATGGTTCTGGGCGCCATCACACTCGACCTGATGGCGGTGTTCCTTGCCGGAGCGACCGCCTTGTTCTCGCCGTTCGCCTACGACATCCTCGAAGTAGGGGAAACCGGGCTCGCACAACTCGCGGCCGCCCCCGCCGTCGGGGCGGCGGTAACGGCGCTCTGGTTCAGCTTCCGTCCGTTGAAGACGAATGTCGGGCCGAAGATGCTCTGGGCAGTGGCGGCATTCGGAGTCGCGACGATCGTGTTCGGCTTCTCGAGATCGATGCCGATCAGCTTGGCCGCATTGTTCGTCGTCGGTGCCGCGGACATGTTCTCCGTCTATATCCGGCAATCGCTCATCCAGTTGCACACGCCGGACGAAAAGCGCGGTCGGGTTTCGTCGGCGAGCCTGTTGACGATCAGCGCCTCGAACGAGGGCGGCGATGCGTTCTCCGGTTTTCTCGCCAGCATCCTCGGTCCGGCACTCGCCGTGATCGTCGGAGGCGTCGGGGCGCTGGCTACGGTTGCGCTGTGGTCGCGGATCTTCCCGGTTCTTCGGAACACCCGGACCTTTGACCCGCCGCCGGAGTTGGACGAAGAACTACCCGAAGAGAAATTGCAGGAGCGGACTCCATGAAAGCCGAAACCATCCTCCAGACGATCGGCAACACGCCGCATATTCGCATGTCCAGACTGTTTCCGGACCACGAGGTCTGGATCAAGTCGGAACGCGCCAATCCCGGCGGTTCGATCAAGGACCGTATCGCGCTGGCAATGGTCGAGGATGCGGAAAAGTCCGGCGCGCTGAAGCCGGGCGGTACGATCATCGAACCGACCAGCGGCAATACCGGTATTGGCCTCGCGATGGTCGCCGCCGTGAAGGGATACAAGCTCGTCCTCGTCATGCCGGAAAGCATGAGTCTCGAGCGGCGCCGGCTGATGCTCGCATACGGTGCGACATTCGACCTGACCCCCAAGGAAAGCGGAATGAAGGGCGCGATCGAGCGGGCTACCGAACTTGTCGGCGAGGACGATGGCGCCTGGATGCCCAGCCAGTTCGACAACGACGCCAATTACAAGGTCCACGCCCGGACGACTGCGAAGGAGATCCTCGAGGACTTTCGCGACAGTCCTATCGACGTGATGATCACGGGCGTCGGTACCGGAGGGCACATAACGGGCTGTGCCGAAGCATTGAAAGAGCAATGGAGCGACCTGAAGGCCTACGCGGTCGAGCCCGAAGGATCCCCGGTGATCAGTGGTGGGCAGCCGGGACCGCACCCGATCCAGGGTATCGGGGCCGGCTTCATTCCCCAGAACCTGCATACGCAGTCGATCGACGGAGCGATCAAGGTCGATCCGGAAAAGGCCAAGGAGATGGCCCGACGCGCCGCCCGCGAGGAAGGTATGCTGGTCGGTATCTCGAGTGGCGCGACGCTAGCGGCCATCGCGCAGAAGCTGCCCGATCTGGAGAAGGGAACCCGGATACTGGGGTTCAACTACGACACGGGCGAGCGGTATCTCTCGGTCCCGGATTTCCTGCCCGAATAGACCAAGGAAACAGCCCATACGAAGAGGGCCCGGATCGCGGATCCGGGCCCTCTTTTTTTGATACGATGCGTATTGCTCAGGCGGCGGTGGCGAAGGCTTCCTCGCCAAGTGCCATCATGCTGTCGGCGCCGGTCTCGAGCTTGCGGCGGAGCGCGCCGGCGTCCGGCAGATACCGGTCCATG
This genomic interval from Qipengyuania sp. JC766 contains the following:
- a CDS encoding MoxR family ATPase; protein product: MTERFQGTENYIATDDLKVAVDAAVTLRRPLLVKGEPGTGKTVLAHEIAKAIDASLIEWNVKSSTKAQQGLYEYDAVARLRDGQLGDERVHDIANYIKKGKLWEAFTSERLPVLLIDEIDKADIEFPNDLLQELDRMQFDVYETHETIAAKERPIVVITSNNEKELPDAFLRRCFFHYIKFPDRETMREIVDVHFPNIQKTLVTKAMDVFYEIREVPGLKKKPSTSELLDWLKLLLNEDMPLEVLQDRDPSKAIPPLHGALLKNEQDVMLFERLAFMSRRQS
- a CDS encoding methyl-accepting chemotaxis protein, translating into MDHQPIDATSGHAIDRIPDACGQVSEGCSDVAGIVEAVLASSVRLREDHEALQDTVRELERDQRAVSEASDEARLLSARAIERLGQGTAQIHSSLRQFSTLVDLVETLADHVTGFAAAMEQVKRCSSDIEQIAETTNILSLNATIEAMRAGEAGRAFAVVASEVKSLAAETRQATNEISRVVDTLGGEASGVIERIQQGAQASDSAKASIASIEQTIQGVSDLVEEVDQQNDQITRATGTMTGHVTSVQDVIEGYEVAARENEARLEGAHHRIRDLELTASDMFDQLVQAGLSPQDSAMVERAQGYATRLKDIAERALESGSLTIDQLFDQDYRPVEGTDPQLYRTRLNDWADANWRPINDEVVASGGNAIMASQSDMNGFLPTHVTDRSREPTGDLAYDTKYCRNGRIILGPLDEKAKRSSAPYMMGVYRQEGDGRTYQVVRNVYVPLVIAGRRWGDFELAYTFD
- a CDS encoding VWA domain-containing protein encodes the protein MFYDFLDELRAAGISATPKEHLTLLEALDRDVIGQSPEAFYYLSRATFVKDEGLLDRFDQVFDRVFKGIISDYGQNPVEIPEDWLKAVAEKFLSEEEMAEIEKLGSWDEIMDTLKKRLEEQKERHEGGNKWIGTGGTSPFGNSGYHPEGVRIGGESKNKRAVKVWEKRDFKNLDNTRELGTRNIKMALRRLRRFAREGAADQLDIDETIRGTAKQGWLDIHMRPERRNAVKVLLFLDVGGSMDPFIKLVEELFSAATAEFKNLEFFYFHNCLYEGVWKDNRRRWQERTKTWDVLHKYGHDYKVVFVGDAAMSPYEISHPGGSVEHMNEEAGAIWMQRMTNTYPATVWLNPVPEAQWGYSQSTKMMRQLVNDRMYPLTLDGLDDAMRELTRKHGH
- a CDS encoding aspartyl/asparaginyl beta-hydroxylase domain-containing protein, yielding MMSSHLHFLNEDEADRRLALNPKDVEALVAKGSHRSLAGERRAAIAFYRTALRHGSASNLDVQRLLDEMRGELDELERGILPHTIEQLRQAGFPRQDWHPRFEKAFEIMTGTRSREPTRVRFPQVPTMFYYPDLPQMYFFDAREFNWCEQVQKASGSIRDEGLALLARDGDFEPYVRSRGDRPQGDVHGMLDNRDWTTFDLTEKGQPILERIERAPSTWSTISAAAPLCNIPNRAPTVMFSLLKASRSIPPHTGMINARLICHLPLVVPGEAELRVGEERRQWQEGELLAFDDSVEHEAWNSATKDRLVLIFDVWHPSLEEIEKDQIRALFSAVDAY
- a CDS encoding DUF1343 domain-containing protein — its product is MKNGIDRLLSNAALRKPLEGKRVALVAHPASVTADLTHSLDALIAAGVRVTSAFGPQHGLKGDKQDNMVETADETDPQYGIPVFSLYGEVRRPSGQMMSSADVFLFDLQDLGCRIYTFVTTLLYLLEEAARHGKEVWVLDRPNPAGRPVEGTLLVPGEESFVGAAPMPMRHGLTMGEMGHWFIERFDLDIEYRVIEMEGWQPDGPGHGWPQDRVWINPSPNAANVNMARAYAGTVMLEGTNLSEGRGTTRPLEMLFGAPDVDAGAVRAEMERLEPEWLAGCALRECWFEPTFHKHAGQLCNGLMVHAEGPFYAHHAFRPWRLQALAFKAIRRRYPDYDIWRDFPYEYEHERLAIDVINGGPSLREWVDDPAASPHDLDNIASADEAAWVPMVRGHLLY
- a CDS encoding DOMON-like domain-containing protein, translated to MYELVAHPSRPPRSVTKVTASWLKQTEHWLRIRWRVDGSAALVLPPIATRARADELWTTTCFELFLGHSGTDGYTEINLSPSTRWAAYDFDGVRAGMRNREMPRSPVGTIRPGRAFTLYDADIPRAGLPDCDRVGITAVIEEDGGTKSYWALEHRKGVPDFHDPACFAARLPPPDKP
- the tyrS gene encoding tyrosine--tRNA ligase, with amino-acid sequence MSEYRSDLLKLLDERGYIHQATDAGALDALASKQVVPGYIGYDATASSLHVGHLVQIFMQRRLQQAGHKPIVVMGGGTTKVGDPSGKDESRKMLSDEDIAANIAGIRTVFERLLTFGDGPTDAIMVNNDEWLGQLGYIDLLRDVGPHFTVNRMLTFDSVRLRLDREQPLTFLEFNYMILQAYDFVELARRYDCRLQMGGSDQWGNIVNGLELGRRMEGRELFGVTTPLLTTADGAKMGKTAGGAVWLNEDRLPGYDFWQYWRNVDDRDVGRFLRLFTDLPLDEIARLEALEGSEINAAKVALANEVTSLVRGPEAAAAAEATASATFAGGGAGEDLPRLALGPNGMRIGAVLTELGFTASNGEAKRKLAEGAVKLDGETVSDPGAMIVLVEGAEGKLSLGKKKHAILTR
- a CDS encoding PilZ domain-containing protein; the encoded protein is MSTGAQLSVPDMRRSTRCPVDHPVIAEHQARGDVKMHLCNISANGFMVDDAKDLARGDRVIVRLPVIGRIEAYVMWTKDSRAGFQFERIIRFEDFGEMIEALQPNPKLRRPR
- a CDS encoding MFS transporter, which codes for MSDGVTETEEGLRGPLSYHNFRAYLVARFTMMVGQYAMMLIISWQTYTLARQGGMDEFAASGQLALIGLLQFLPLFVLSPFSGLVADRFDRKTVSRLTITLQFACAVTLAWLTYTGAIDLVWLFAVAVVLGVVRAFNGPALSALAPNLVPKQILPNAIALSSIAWQTGMIVGPALGGYAYDAMPALPYMLAAVLFLVGIAAITTIGKVPRSPITGAQRPIGQIIDGWRYVIQNRMVLGAITLDLMAVFLAGATALFSPFAYDILEVGETGLAQLAAAPAVGAAVTALWFSFRPLKTNVGPKMLWAVAAFGVATIVFGFSRSMPISLAALFVVGAADMFSVYIRQSLIQLHTPDEKRGRVSSASLLTISASNEGGDAFSGFLASILGPALAVIVGGVGALATVALWSRIFPVLRNTRTFDPPPELDEELPEEKLQERTP
- the cysK gene encoding cysteine synthase A — its product is MKAETILQTIGNTPHIRMSRLFPDHEVWIKSERANPGGSIKDRIALAMVEDAEKSGALKPGGTIIEPTSGNTGIGLAMVAAVKGYKLVLVMPESMSLERRRLMLAYGATFDLTPKESGMKGAIERATELVGEDDGAWMPSQFDNDANYKVHARTTAKEILEDFRDSPIDVMITGVGTGGHITGCAEALKEQWSDLKAYAVEPEGSPVISGGQPGPHPIQGIGAGFIPQNLHTQSIDGAIKVDPEKAKEMARRAAREEGMLVGISSGATLAAIAQKLPDLEKGTRILGFNYDTGERYLSVPDFLPE